One Terriglobia bacterium DNA segment encodes these proteins:
- a CDS encoding phosphoribosyltransferase, with protein MMFRDRFDAGETLAEKLREYAGRADVVVLALPRGGVPVGYEVARALGVALDVFVVRKLGTPGQPELAMGAIASGGVRVLNRDVVEALGIPDWAIEEATQQEQAELERREGQYRGDRPPLEVHGKTVILVDDGLATGSTMRAAAAALRKAGASRIVVAVPVAARATCDQLREEGNEVLCASTPEPFFAVGQWYKDFAQTTDEEVRDLLERAVVKGQ; from the coding sequence ATGATGTTCCGGGACCGATTCGACGCGGGCGAAACGCTGGCGGAAAAGTTGCGCGAGTACGCCGGGCGGGCCGACGTGGTCGTGCTGGCGCTGCCGCGCGGCGGTGTGCCCGTCGGCTACGAGGTGGCGCGCGCGCTGGGAGTGGCGCTGGACGTGTTCGTGGTGCGCAAGCTGGGCACGCCGGGGCAGCCGGAGCTGGCCATGGGCGCGATCGCCTCCGGCGGCGTGCGCGTGCTCAACCGCGACGTGGTGGAAGCGCTGGGGATTCCGGATTGGGCGATCGAAGAGGCCACGCAGCAGGAGCAGGCCGAACTGGAGCGGCGCGAGGGGCAATATCGCGGCGATCGTCCGCCGCTGGAGGTGCACGGCAAGACGGTGATTCTGGTGGACGATGGGCTGGCCACTGGGTCGACCATGCGGGCAGCGGCAGCGGCGCTGCGCAAGGCGGGAGCGTCGCGGATCGTGGTGGCGGTGCCGGTGGCCGCGCGCGCCACTTGCGATCAACTGCGCGAAGAAGGCAACGAGGTGTTGTGCGCCAGCACTCCGGAGCCCTTCTTCGCGGTCGGGCAATGGTACAAGGATTTCGCGCAGACCACGGACGAGGAAGTCCGAGACCTTCTGGAGCGCGCGGTGGTGAAGGGACAGTAG
- a CDS encoding 2-oxoacid:acceptor oxidoreductase family protein, whose amino-acid sequence MQLTELRIAGFGGQGVILSAIVIGKAASIFEGDFATMTQSFGPEARGGACSAQVILSESPVLYPYVTRPDILVVMSQEAYTKFVPELKPGGTLVIEQDLVRVGDLPSGTTVFSCPATRLAEELGKKMVLNIVMVGFYAAVTDLVKPESLRQAVADSVPPAFKELNLKAFDKGFEYGKSRAAGEAATAEESESSVKALEVH is encoded by the coding sequence ATGCAACTCACCGAGCTTCGCATTGCCGGATTCGGCGGCCAGGGCGTCATCCTCTCCGCCATCGTCATCGGCAAGGCCGCTTCCATCTTTGAAGGCGACTTCGCCACCATGACCCAGAGCTTTGGCCCCGAGGCCCGCGGCGGCGCCTGTAGTGCGCAGGTCATCCTCTCCGAGTCGCCGGTCCTTTATCCCTACGTGACTCGTCCGGACATCCTGGTCGTCATGTCGCAGGAGGCGTACACCAAGTTCGTGCCCGAACTGAAACCGGGCGGCACCTTGGTCATCGAGCAGGACCTGGTCCGCGTCGGCGATCTTCCCTCCGGTACCACGGTCTTCAGTTGTCCGGCAACCCGGCTTGCCGAAGAGCTGGGCAAGAAAATGGTGCTCAATATCGTGATGGTCGGCTTCTACGCCGCGGTTACGGACCTGGTGAAGCCCGAGTCGCTGCGTCAGGCGGTCGCCGACTCCGTTCCCCCGGCCTTCAAGGAACTCAACCTCAAGGCGTTCGACAAGGGTTTTGAGTACGGCAAGTCCCGCGCCGCCGGCGAGGCCGCCACTGCGGAAGAATCCGAGTCTTCCGTCAAGGCCCTCGAAGTCCACTGA
- a CDS encoding methyltransferase domain-containing protein codes for MLVLLRCSHDGGELAPTAELRSGAFGVIDAQLRCVICKTEYLIQDGIARMVVSALGAEGDHEMAIRDREYANMPESFVAPQFGWRSSLFDLLQVPQHLRRLEPLDGCTAVDIGSGDGRFTMLMAQLGARVLAVDFSINALRRLSSRLPSGVAPTTFPLPRVVRSGDLRGQVGLAQADAGQFHLAPGSFDRAVSATPLDSRDQRMAMYRVIADALRDDGRYLCSVEHDDLLRRLLGLPLARRYSRAGIFLEHFDADTLRREVSPYFLKLETRPIRPDVPFISHLPFAWQVRVSLAFQTLPVLREFGEIMLLLAERPVRPPTEGLHRPGNKLAKTLFSIYSRVRHREPIVGGEHERVL; via the coding sequence ATGCTCGTTCTGCTTCGCTGCAGCCATGATGGCGGTGAGCTGGCGCCTACAGCCGAACTGCGCAGCGGCGCCTTCGGCGTGATCGACGCGCAACTCCGCTGCGTGATCTGCAAAACTGAATACCTAATCCAGGACGGAATCGCCCGCATGGTGGTGAGCGCTTTGGGAGCTGAAGGCGATCATGAGATGGCCATCCGGGATCGCGAATACGCGAACATGCCCGAAAGCTTCGTCGCGCCCCAGTTTGGCTGGCGTTCCAGCTTGTTCGATCTGCTCCAAGTACCGCAACATCTGCGTCGCCTGGAACCTCTCGACGGCTGCACCGCGGTGGACATTGGGAGCGGGGATGGCCGGTTCACAATGTTGATGGCGCAATTAGGGGCGCGAGTGCTGGCAGTGGATTTCTCGATTAACGCGCTGCGCAGGTTAAGCTCCAGGCTACCGTCCGGCGTTGCCCCGACTACATTCCCGCTTCCACGCGTGGTGCGCAGCGGCGATTTGCGCGGGCAGGTCGGGCTGGCGCAGGCCGACGCAGGCCAGTTTCATCTGGCGCCTGGCAGCTTCGACCGGGCAGTCTCAGCGACTCCGCTCGATTCACGCGACCAGCGCATGGCCATGTATCGCGTCATTGCCGATGCGTTGCGCGACGACGGCCGCTACCTTTGCTCGGTGGAGCACGATGACTTGCTGCGGCGACTCCTGGGCTTGCCGCTGGCACGCCGCTACTCAAGGGCGGGAATTTTTCTCGAACACTTCGATGCCGACACGCTACGGCGCGAAGTATCACCCTACTTCCTGAAGCTGGAGACTCGACCGATTCGGCCCGACGTTCCATTTATTTCCCATCTGCCGTTTGCCTGGCAGGTGCGTGTGTCGCTCGCATTTCAGACGTTGCCGGTACTGCGCGAATTCGGGGAAATCATGCTCCTGCTGGCCGAGCGACCGGTGCGGCCCCCGACCGAAGGCCTGCATCGCCCGGGCAACAAACTCGCCAAGACACTCTTCTCCATTTACAGCCGCGTTCGGCACCGGGAGCCCATCGTGGGCGGAGAACACGAGCGGGTCTTGTAA
- a CDS encoding GYD domain-containing protein has translation MATYVILSQLSPDAFDDPKDFKKMAKTVADKIRKECKGVVWKQSYALLGRFDVVDIVEAADVREVERAALIIRAYGHASTETMPATPWNTFVDGL, from the coding sequence ATGGCAACGTACGTGATTCTCAGCCAACTATCCCCCGACGCATTCGACGATCCCAAAGACTTCAAGAAAATGGCCAAGACGGTGGCGGACAAGATCCGCAAGGAGTGCAAGGGAGTGGTGTGGAAGCAGAGTTACGCGCTGCTGGGGCGCTTCGACGTCGTGGACATTGTCGAAGCCGCCGATGTGCGCGAGGTGGAGCGGGCGGCGCTGATTATCCGCGCCTATGGGCACGCCAGCACGGAGACCATGCCGGCGACGCCGTGGAATACGTTCGTTGATGGGTTGTGA
- a CDS encoding 2-oxoacid:acceptor oxidoreductase subunit alpha codes for MHADPTGVLTGTHFLDGDHACCEGCLAAGARFASGYPITPSTEVVERFASRIPTVGGTFIQMEDELAASICLQGAVWGGAKAFTVTSGPGFSLMMEHIGYAAMTETPCVFVNVQRGGPSTGLPTLPAQADMMQARWGSHGDYGIIALCPNSPQECFDLTIKAFNLSEQYRVPVMVMMDEVVGHMTEKVVIPPADQLEVTPRKHTKKSPADYLPYQCNGDGSLVPEMAHAGEGYNFHVTGLTHDERGYPNMTVKVQDQLVKRLCAKIDNAKDLVAYEADNLEGTDVVVVSYGITSRVAQRAIDLARAQGLRVGKLRLIIAWPFPEKVIRDLASKVKAFVVPELNLGQMVREVERAARGAAKVIHVGHAGGGVHQPEAIVKAIVEANQ; via the coding sequence ATGCACGCTGATCCCACCGGCGTTCTGACCGGCACCCATTTCCTCGACGGCGACCACGCTTGCTGCGAAGGTTGCCTCGCCGCCGGCGCCCGCTTTGCCTCCGGCTATCCCATCACGCCCTCCACCGAGGTCGTCGAGCGCTTCGCCTCGCGCATTCCGACGGTGGGCGGAACTTTCATTCAGATGGAAGACGAGCTTGCCGCCTCCATCTGCCTGCAAGGCGCGGTTTGGGGCGGCGCCAAAGCTTTCACCGTGACCAGCGGCCCCGGCTTCTCGCTGATGATGGAGCACATCGGCTACGCCGCCATGACCGAGACGCCCTGCGTCTTCGTCAACGTGCAGCGCGGCGGCCCCTCCACCGGGCTGCCCACCCTTCCGGCGCAAGCCGATATGATGCAGGCCCGCTGGGGCTCGCACGGCGACTACGGCATCATCGCCCTTTGCCCCAACTCGCCGCAGGAGTGCTTCGACCTCACCATCAAGGCCTTCAACCTCTCCGAGCAATACCGCGTTCCGGTCATGGTGATGATGGACGAGGTTGTCGGCCACATGACCGAGAAGGTTGTCATTCCCCCCGCCGACCAACTTGAGGTCACGCCGCGCAAGCACACCAAGAAATCGCCCGCCGATTATCTGCCCTACCAGTGCAACGGCGACGGTTCGCTTGTGCCCGAGATGGCGCACGCCGGCGAGGGCTACAACTTCCACGTCACCGGCTTGACTCACGACGAGCGCGGCTATCCCAACATGACCGTCAAGGTCCAGGACCAGCTCGTCAAACGCCTGTGCGCCAAGATCGACAACGCCAAGGACCTGGTCGCCTACGAAGCCGACAACTTGGAAGGCACCGATGTGGTGGTCGTCTCCTACGGCATCACTTCGCGCGTCGCCCAGCGCGCCATTGACCTGGCCCGCGCGCAAGGGCTGAGGGTCGGCAAGCTGCGGCTGATCATCGCCTGGCCCTTCCCCGAAAAAGTCATTCGCGATCTGGCATCGAAAGTGAAGGCGTTTGTCGTCCCCGAGCTCAACCTCGGACAGATGGTCCGCGAAGTCGAACGCGCCGCCCGCGGCGCCGCCAAAGTCATTCACGTCGGGCACGCCGGCGGCGGCGTGCATCAGCCCGAGGCCATCGTCAAGGCCATCGTGGAGGCGAACCAATGA
- a CDS encoding 2-oxoacid:ferredoxin oxidoreductase subunit beta, giving the protein MSTVPVNPVLPFLRTDRLPTIWCPGCGIGTTVNCFSRALLDSGVDLRHLAIVSGIGCTGRVAGYVKLDSFHTTHGRAIPFATGLKLANPKLNVVVYSGDGDLSAIGGNHLIHAARRNMDIKVICVNNLIYAMTGGQTAPTTPGHVITSTHPYGTFDPNFNLPHLVEAAGAVYVARWTTFHVRQIARSMAEVFKKPGFCFIEILSPCPTLYQRRNKMGDGLDTMKFYKEHSKIKNGVSTSEVGLTRNGDIIVGKFVDRDRSDYLAMAHDQFVEALGDRYVDECAAECCEEGI; this is encoded by the coding sequence ATGAGCACCGTCCCTGTCAATCCCGTTCTGCCGTTCCTGCGCACTGACCGCCTGCCGACCATCTGGTGCCCGGGCTGCGGCATCGGCACCACCGTCAACTGTTTCTCGCGCGCCCTGCTCGATTCCGGGGTGGACCTCCGGCACCTGGCGATCGTCTCCGGCATCGGCTGTACCGGCCGCGTAGCCGGCTACGTCAAGCTGGATTCCTTCCACACCACCCACGGCCGCGCCATCCCGTTCGCCACCGGATTGAAGCTGGCCAATCCCAAGCTCAACGTGGTGGTCTATTCCGGCGACGGCGACCTCTCCGCCATCGGCGGCAATCACCTGATTCATGCCGCCCGCCGCAACATGGATATCAAGGTGATTTGCGTCAACAACCTCATCTACGCCATGACCGGCGGGCAGACGGCGCCCACCACGCCCGGCCACGTCATTACTTCGACGCATCCCTACGGCACCTTCGACCCGAACTTCAACTTGCCGCACCTGGTCGAGGCCGCCGGCGCCGTCTACGTCGCGCGCTGGACAACGTTCCACGTGCGCCAGATCGCGCGCTCCATGGCCGAGGTCTTCAAGAAACCCGGTTTCTGCTTCATCGAGATCCTCTCGCCCTGCCCGACGCTCTACCAGCGCCGCAACAAGATGGGCGACGGCCTCGACACCATGAAGTTCTACAAAGAGCACAGCAAGATCAAGAACGGTGTTTCCACCAGCGAGGTCGGACTGACCCGCAACGGCGACATCATCGTCGGCAAGTTCGTCGACCGCGACCGCTCCGACTACCTCGCCATGGCGCACGACCAGTTCGTGGAAGCCCTCGGCGACCGCTACGTCGACGAGTGCGCGGCGGAGTGCTGCGAGGAGGGAATCTAA
- a CDS encoding 4Fe-4S binding protein: MAKGSVSIHVERCKACGFCVEFCPTKVLALSSAFNSKGYHPPQMVAPEKCSGCDLCGMYCPDFAIFGYRLHPPEGAGAADKEAPDAR; this comes from the coding sequence ATGGCCAAAGGCAGCGTTTCCATTCACGTCGAACGTTGCAAGGCGTGTGGCTTCTGCGTGGAGTTTTGTCCCACCAAGGTCCTGGCGCTTTCCTCGGCGTTCAATTCCAAGGGATACCACCCGCCGCAGATGGTCGCTCCCGAAAAGTGCAGCGGCTGCGATCTGTGCGGCATGTACTGTCCCGACTTCGCCATCTTCGGATATCGCCTGCACCCGCCCGAGGGCGCCGGCGCGGCGGACAAGGAGGCCCCTGATGCACGCTGA
- a CDS encoding pyridoxal phosphate-dependent aminotransferase yields MNRSTICSAYMEFAKLHSASRFNLAASGIMNYPLSELPVTLDQLEINGPTAYGYEPLITRLAAKHNVAPDCVVYVNGGTSLANHLALACTTEPGDHVLIETPGYELLDTTARFLGLEIDHFARRFEDGYRLYPLDIERQLTPRTRLIIITNLHNPSGVLADNDTLRLIGNLARSAGARVLVDEVYLDMAFERTPPSSFHLDPESFVVTSSLTKAYGLSGLRCGWILAEPELARRIWRINDVFGATPVHAAELLSVIALDNLPKIAVRAKSLLGTNRALLNRFFDSCAELDVVRPQFGTVAFPRLRSGDVDRLFNRLRDKYEASVVPGSFFSAPRHFRIGVGGETEMTREALDRLGRTLQELS; encoded by the coding sequence ATGAATCGCAGCACGATATGTTCGGCTTACATGGAGTTCGCCAAGCTGCACTCGGCGTCGCGCTTCAACCTGGCGGCCAGCGGGATCATGAACTACCCGCTCTCCGAGCTGCCGGTGACCCTCGATCAATTGGAGATCAACGGGCCCACCGCCTACGGTTACGAGCCGCTGATTACGCGTCTGGCGGCAAAGCATAACGTCGCGCCCGACTGTGTCGTGTACGTCAATGGCGGCACCTCGCTGGCCAACCATCTCGCCCTCGCCTGTACCACCGAGCCCGGCGACCACGTGCTCATCGAAACTCCGGGTTACGAACTGCTCGACACTACCGCGCGCTTCCTCGGCCTCGAGATCGATCATTTCGCGCGCCGCTTCGAGGATGGCTACCGCCTCTATCCGCTCGACATCGAGCGCCAACTGACCCCGCGCACACGCCTGATCATCATCACCAACTTGCACAATCCCTCGGGCGTGCTCGCCGACAACGACACGCTGCGCCTCATCGGCAATCTCGCCCGCAGCGCCGGCGCCCGCGTGCTCGTCGACGAGGTTTACCTCGACATGGCATTCGAGCGCACGCCGCCCTCGTCCTTCCATCTCGACCCGGAAAGTTTCGTGGTGACCAGCAGCCTGACCAAAGCGTACGGCCTGAGCGGATTGCGTTGCGGATGGATTCTCGCCGAACCTGAGCTGGCCCGGCGCATCTGGCGCATCAACGACGTGTTCGGCGCGACGCCCGTCCATGCCGCCGAGTTGCTGAGCGTCATCGCCCTCGACAACCTGCCGAAGATCGCAGTGCGCGCAAAATCGCTGCTGGGAACCAACCGCGCGCTACTGAACCGCTTCTTCGATTCTTGTGCTGAGCTGGACGTCGTGCGCCCCCAGTTCGGGACCGTGGCCTTTCCGCGCTTGCGCAGCGGCGACGTCGATAGGCTGTTCAACCGGTTGCGCGACAAGTACGAAGCGAGCGTCGTTCCCGGCAGCTTCTTCTCCGCGCCGCGCCATTTCCGCATCGGCGTCGGCGGCGAAACCGAGATGACGCGCGAGGCCCTCGACCGCCTAGGCCGTACCTTGCAGGAATTATCCTGA
- a CDS encoding amino acid permease has translation MIVMGGIVGAGIFINPYVVAQQVRTPVLILGAWIVGGLIALAGAFIYAELAARMPDVGGQYAYLREAYHPAVAFLYGWVLLLVIQTGGMAAVSITFARYLLDLTGAPAPDWLVGAAALAVLTLINCLGVKQGSAVQSTLMVMKIVAIAALIFCGVFLLRRPSQFTLRPVVGEAPSFHLFSMFGAAMVPVLFAYGGWQTANFIGGEIRDPRRNLPRGLLLGVCGVIALYVGVSFVCVRALGPAGLAHTETPASAVMRVALGETGKKLIAVGIAISTLGFLSQSILTAPRVYFAMAGDGLFFRAVARIHPRTRVPVVAIILQSVWTVVIAVSGRYEQILNYVVSMDFIFFGLTATCIFAFRRRDPVGVPPLPDLGSCRSGKAAPGYRVPGHPVTTALFVAACWLVVANTIYRYPRNSLAGMVILAAGVPVYFIWSIRGSRHRKMPDSSP, from the coding sequence ATGATCGTCATGGGCGGCATTGTTGGCGCCGGCATTTTCATCAATCCCTACGTCGTTGCGCAGCAGGTGCGCACCCCGGTGCTGATCCTGGGTGCGTGGATCGTCGGCGGACTGATCGCGCTCGCCGGCGCATTCATTTACGCGGAACTCGCCGCGCGCATGCCCGACGTCGGCGGCCAGTACGCCTACCTGCGCGAGGCCTACCATCCCGCTGTCGCGTTTCTTTACGGCTGGGTGCTGCTGCTGGTGATCCAGACCGGCGGCATGGCGGCGGTCTCGATCACCTTCGCGCGTTACCTGCTCGACCTTACCGGCGCCCCGGCTCCCGATTGGCTGGTCGGCGCCGCCGCCCTCGCAGTGCTGACCCTCATTAACTGCCTCGGCGTGAAGCAGGGAAGCGCCGTGCAGAGCACGCTGATGGTGATGAAGATCGTCGCCATCGCCGCGCTGATTTTCTGCGGTGTGTTTCTGCTCCGCCGGCCCTCGCAATTCACGCTGCGCCCGGTGGTTGGCGAGGCGCCGTCGTTTCATCTGTTTTCGATGTTCGGCGCCGCCATGGTGCCGGTACTCTTTGCCTACGGCGGGTGGCAGACTGCCAACTTTATCGGCGGCGAGATCCGCGATCCCCGCCGCAACCTGCCGCGCGGGCTGCTGCTCGGCGTCTGCGGCGTGATTGCACTTTATGTCGGCGTGAGTTTCGTGTGCGTGCGTGCGCTCGGCCCCGCTGGGTTGGCGCACACCGAGACGCCGGCCTCAGCGGTGATGCGCGTTGCCCTCGGCGAAACCGGCAAGAAGCTGATTGCGGTGGGTATTGCGATTTCCACTCTCGGTTTTCTCAGCCAGTCCATTCTCACCGCGCCGCGCGTGTATTTCGCCATGGCCGGCGACGGCCTTTTCTTTCGCGCTGTCGCCCGCATCCACCCGCGTACCCGAGTGCCGGTAGTGGCCATCATCCTGCAAAGCGTGTGGACCGTCGTGATCGCCGTCTCCGGCCGCTACGAGCAGATCCTCAACTACGTGGTCTCCATGGATTTCATCTTCTTCGGCCTGACCGCGACCTGCATTTTTGCTTTTCGCCGCCGCGACCCAGTCGGTGTTCCACCTCTGCCCGATCTTGGCAGCTGTAGGTCGGGCAAAGCTGCGCCCGGCTACCGCGTGCCCGGTCATCCCGTCACCACGGCGCTGTTCGTCGCCGCCTGCTGGCTGGTGGTCGCCAATACCATTTATCGTTATCCGCGCAACAGCCTGGCCGGCATGGTCATCCTGGCGGCCGGCGTGCCCGTGTATTTCATCTGGAGCATCCGCGGCAGCCGTCACCGTAAAATGCCGGACTCCAGCCCCTGA
- a CDS encoding enoyl-CoA hydratase, which translates to MAFANIRFENDGPLGILTLNRPNRRNALSLDLMLEVIDCLNRVGGDASVRAVILAAEGKVFSSGHDLSEMVGRNINDYRRIFDVCAEMMMKIQGIPQPVVAEVQGMATAAGCQLVATCDLAIAVAEATFATPGVKIGLFCTTPMVALSRAIGRKRALQMLMTGEPVNSHTAAEWGLINEVTTAAELRSRTQALALKIAGASPLTLAIGKQAYYTQVDLDQPKAYAYAKEIMSMNSMAADAQEGIAAFLGKRAACWAGK; encoded by the coding sequence ATGGCGTTCGCAAACATCCGCTTCGAGAACGACGGGCCGCTGGGAATCCTGACGCTGAACCGGCCCAACCGGCGCAATGCGCTATCGCTCGACCTGATGCTGGAGGTGATTGACTGCCTGAACCGCGTGGGCGGCGACGCGTCGGTGCGCGCGGTGATCCTGGCGGCGGAAGGAAAGGTGTTTTCGTCGGGACACGACCTAAGCGAAATGGTGGGCCGGAACATCAACGATTACCGGCGCATCTTCGATGTTTGCGCGGAGATGATGATGAAGATCCAGGGCATCCCGCAGCCGGTGGTGGCCGAAGTGCAGGGGATGGCAACGGCGGCCGGCTGCCAACTGGTGGCTACGTGCGACCTGGCGATCGCGGTGGCGGAAGCGACGTTCGCCACGCCGGGAGTGAAGATCGGATTGTTCTGCACAACGCCGATGGTGGCCTTGAGCCGCGCCATCGGCCGCAAGCGCGCACTGCAGATGCTGATGACCGGCGAGCCAGTGAATTCGCATACGGCGGCGGAGTGGGGATTGATCAATGAAGTGACGACAGCGGCGGAGTTGAGGTCAAGAACCCAAGCATTGGCGCTGAAGATCGCCGGTGCGAGCCCGCTGACGCTGGCGATCGGCAAGCAGGCGTATTACACGCAGGTCGATCTCGATCAGCCGAAAGCGTACGCCTACGCGAAGGAGATCATGAGCATGAACTCGATGGCGGCAGATGCGCAGGAAGGGATCGCGGCATTTCTGGGAAAACGGGCGGCATGTTGGGCAGGGAAATAG
- a CDS encoding NADPH:quinone reductase — protein sequence MKAIRVREFGGPEVLRLENVPDPLPGPGAVLVRVRAIGVNPVDTYIRSGAYGIKPALPYTPGSDAAGEVESVGEGVTKVRPGDRVYIYRSLTGAYAEKALCTEAQVHALAKNVSYAQGGALGVPYVTAYRAMFHKASAQPGETVLIHGASGGVGVAAVQMARAAGLMVVGTASTDKGKELVAGEGAHHVVDHSAADAQEQLMKLTGGRGFDIILEMLANKNLAKDLTMLVIKGRVVVVGSRGAVEINPRDMMARDAVVYGMTSFNISDHDLASIHAALVAGLENGTLRPVVGQELALKDAARAHQAVMEPGAYGKIALIP from the coding sequence ATGAAAGCGATTCGAGTGCGCGAGTTCGGCGGTCCGGAGGTTCTGCGACTGGAGAATGTTCCCGACCCGCTTCCCGGGCCGGGCGCAGTCCTGGTGCGCGTTCGCGCCATCGGCGTGAATCCGGTGGATACCTACATCCGCAGCGGCGCGTATGGAATCAAGCCGGCGCTGCCATACACGCCGGGCTCCGACGCGGCCGGCGAGGTGGAGAGCGTGGGCGAAGGTGTGACCAAGGTGCGCCCGGGTGATCGCGTTTACATCTACCGTTCTCTGACCGGCGCTTACGCGGAGAAGGCACTGTGTACCGAGGCACAGGTGCACGCGCTGGCGAAGAACGTCTCTTACGCGCAGGGAGGGGCGCTGGGAGTGCCGTATGTGACCGCGTATCGCGCCATGTTTCACAAAGCGAGCGCGCAGCCGGGAGAAACCGTGCTGATCCACGGAGCAAGCGGCGGAGTTGGCGTTGCGGCGGTGCAGATGGCGCGCGCGGCAGGCCTCATGGTGGTGGGGACGGCGAGCACCGACAAGGGAAAAGAGTTGGTAGCGGGCGAGGGCGCGCATCACGTGGTGGATCACAGCGCGGCGGATGCGCAGGAGCAGTTGATGAAGCTCACGGGCGGACGCGGATTCGACATCATCCTGGAGATGCTGGCCAACAAGAACCTGGCGAAGGACCTGACGATGCTGGTCATCAAAGGGCGGGTAGTGGTGGTCGGCAGCCGTGGGGCGGTGGAGATCAATCCTCGGGACATGATGGCGCGCGACGCCGTGGTGTATGGCATGACGTCGTTCAATATCTCCGACCACGACCTGGCGAGCATTCATGCAGCATTGGTTGCGGGCCTGGAGAACGGTACGCTGCGGCCGGTGGTCGGG